A single region of the Strigops habroptila isolate Jane chromosome 3, bStrHab1.2.pri, whole genome shotgun sequence genome encodes:
- the HSPA14 gene encoding heat shock 70 kDa protein 14 isoform X2, which produces MAAIGVHLGASCACAAVYKDGRADVVANDAGDRVTPAVVAFSESEEVVGLAAKQSRIRNVSSTVVKVKQILGRSSGDPQAEKYIAESKCSVIEKNGKLQYEIDNKLITPEDVAKLIFSKMKETAQSALGSDVNDVVITVPFDFGENQKNALGSCKHDIRGNPRAMMKLMNSADIAKHSLSTLGSANCFVDSLYDGLDFDCNVSRARFELICSSLFSKCVEAIKKLLQQVGFTADDINKVVLCGGSARIPKLQQLIKDIFPTVELLNSIPPDEVIPIGAAIEAGILLGKENPLLEEEALIECSAKDILLKGVDESGADKFTVLFPSGTPLPARRQHTLHAPGNTSSVCLELYESLGKSPMSEEGKFAQIVLQDLDKKEDGLHDILTVLTMKRDGSLHVTCTDQDTGKCEIITVEVAS; this is translated from the exons TGCCGTCTACAAG GATGGTCGCGCCGATGTGGTTGCCAACGACGCCGGGGACAGGGTCACACCTGCGGTGGTTGCGTTCTCGGAGAGCGAGGAG GTTGTTGGCTTAGCTGCAAAGCAGAGTAGAATAAGAAATGTTTCAAGCACTGTAGTGAAGGTGAAGCAGATCCTGGGGCGGAG CTCCGGTGACCCACAGGCAGAGAAATacattgcagaaagcaaatgttca gtaATTGAGAAGAATGGAAAACTTCAATATGAAATAGATAATAAACTTATTACCCCAGAAGATGTGgcaaaactgattttcagtaaaatgaaag aaactgcTCAGTCTGCATTGGGCTCAGATGTGAACGATGTTGTTATCACTGTGCCATTTGATTttggagagaatcagaagaatgcCCTGGG gtCTTGTAAACATGATATTAGAGGAAATCCCAGAGCCATGATGAAGTTAATGAACAGTGCTGATATTGCAAAGCACTCTTTGTCAACACTGGGAAGTGCAAACTGTTTTGTGGATTCATTGTATGATGGATTGGATTTTGATTGTAATGTGTCCAG gGCCAGGTTTGAACTTATCTGTTCCTCGCTTTTTAGTAAATGTGTAGAAGCCATTAAAAAGCTCTTGCAGCAAGTTGGATTTACAGCAGATGATATTAATAAG GTAGTCCTGTGTGGTGGGTCTGCTCGAATcccaaagctgcagcagctgatcAAAGACATTTTCCCAACTGTGGAATTACTGAATTCAATTCCTCCAGATGAAGTTATTCCCATTGGTGCAGCCATAGAGGCAGGAATCCTGCTAGGGAAAGAGAATCCTTTGTTAGAAGAAGAAGCACTTATTGAATGTTCTGCCAAAGATATTCTTCTTAAG ggagTAGACGAGTCAGGGGCTGACAAATTCACGGTGCTGTTTCCATCAGGGACACCACTACCAGCTCGAAGGCAGCACACCCTGCACGCTCCTGGAAACACTTCCTCTGTGTGCCTTGAACTATACGAGTCACTGGGGAAAAGTCCCATGAGTGAAGAAGGTAAATTTGCACAG aTTGTACTCCAGGACTTAGATAAAAAGGAGGATGGCCTACATGATATACTGACTGTTCTCACTATGAAAAG GGATGGCTCCTTGCATGTTACCTGCACAGATCAAGATACTGGGAAGTGTGAAATCATCACTGTTGAAGTGGCATCATAG
- the HSPA14 gene encoding heat shock 70 kDa protein 14 isoform X1 → MAAIGVHLGASCACAAVYKDGRADVVANDAGDRVTPAVVAFSESEEVVGLAAKQSRIRNVSSTVVKVKQILGRSSGDPQAEKYIAESKCSVIEKNGKLQYEIDNKLITPEDVAKLIFSKMKETAQSALGSDVNDVVITVPFDFGENQKNALGEAAAAAGFNVMRLIHEPSAALLAYGIGQDSPTGKSNVLVYKLGGTSLSITVIEVNSGIYRVLATNTDDTIGGVCFTEALAQHLASEFQRSCKHDIRGNPRAMMKLMNSADIAKHSLSTLGSANCFVDSLYDGLDFDCNVSRARFELICSSLFSKCVEAIKKLLQQVGFTADDINKVVLCGGSARIPKLQQLIKDIFPTVELLNSIPPDEVIPIGAAIEAGILLGKENPLLEEEALIECSAKDILLKGVDESGADKFTVLFPSGTPLPARRQHTLHAPGNTSSVCLELYESLGKSPMSEEGKFAQIVLQDLDKKEDGLHDILTVLTMKRDGSLHVTCTDQDTGKCEIITVEVAS, encoded by the exons TGCCGTCTACAAG GATGGTCGCGCCGATGTGGTTGCCAACGACGCCGGGGACAGGGTCACACCTGCGGTGGTTGCGTTCTCGGAGAGCGAGGAG GTTGTTGGCTTAGCTGCAAAGCAGAGTAGAATAAGAAATGTTTCAAGCACTGTAGTGAAGGTGAAGCAGATCCTGGGGCGGAG CTCCGGTGACCCACAGGCAGAGAAATacattgcagaaagcaaatgttca gtaATTGAGAAGAATGGAAAACTTCAATATGAAATAGATAATAAACTTATTACCCCAGAAGATGTGgcaaaactgattttcagtaaaatgaaag aaactgcTCAGTCTGCATTGGGCTCAGATGTGAACGATGTTGTTATCACTGTGCCATTTGATTttggagagaatcagaagaatgcCCTGGG ggaagcagctgcagctgctggattTAATGTTATGAGATTAATTCATGAACCAtctgcagctctcctggcttATGGAATTGGCCAAGATTCACCCACTGGGAAAAG CAATGTGTTGGTTTATAAACTTGGTGGAACATCACTTTCTATCACAGTCATAGAAGTAAACAGTGGGATATACCGTGTGCTTGCTACGAACACAGATGATACCATTGGTGGTGTTTGCTTCACAGAAGCTCTAGCACAACACTTGGCTTCTGAGTTCCAGAG gtCTTGTAAACATGATATTAGAGGAAATCCCAGAGCCATGATGAAGTTAATGAACAGTGCTGATATTGCAAAGCACTCTTTGTCAACACTGGGAAGTGCAAACTGTTTTGTGGATTCATTGTATGATGGATTGGATTTTGATTGTAATGTGTCCAG gGCCAGGTTTGAACTTATCTGTTCCTCGCTTTTTAGTAAATGTGTAGAAGCCATTAAAAAGCTCTTGCAGCAAGTTGGATTTACAGCAGATGATATTAATAAG GTAGTCCTGTGTGGTGGGTCTGCTCGAATcccaaagctgcagcagctgatcAAAGACATTTTCCCAACTGTGGAATTACTGAATTCAATTCCTCCAGATGAAGTTATTCCCATTGGTGCAGCCATAGAGGCAGGAATCCTGCTAGGGAAAGAGAATCCTTTGTTAGAAGAAGAAGCACTTATTGAATGTTCTGCCAAAGATATTCTTCTTAAG ggagTAGACGAGTCAGGGGCTGACAAATTCACGGTGCTGTTTCCATCAGGGACACCACTACCAGCTCGAAGGCAGCACACCCTGCACGCTCCTGGAAACACTTCCTCTGTGTGCCTTGAACTATACGAGTCACTGGGGAAAAGTCCCATGAGTGAAGAAGGTAAATTTGCACAG aTTGTACTCCAGGACTTAGATAAAAAGGAGGATGGCCTACATGATATACTGACTGTTCTCACTATGAAAAG GGATGGCTCCTTGCATGTTACCTGCACAGATCAAGATACTGGGAAGTGTGAAATCATCACTGTTGAAGTGGCATCATAG